In a genomic window of Schistocerca gregaria isolate iqSchGreg1 chromosome 5, iqSchGreg1.2, whole genome shotgun sequence:
- the LOC126272976 gene encoding zinc finger protein 865 isoform X2 has translation MMDVAFAATTMDTYEDMFKEITRKLYGEEADVETGGNGNGSGGGGGGGGVGAGGGESVGVGAVLRSIVADYEEQEAHHGHGHGSALAAFGLAALMHQQQQQHHSHHHHQQHQALQGPADRWLPSDEPPPAWAGGSRVATYNPAQKLFRCADCGCVGFLARVAEHWLGSHANLRVFHCPQCPYSSAWARCVRTHLTRQHAVAPADADAALFANNPVLEEVSKFLHRLKARAEAAAAAAVAGLVRPPPPPPLLVPQACPPPPPSGHPPPPPPPSHHPPAPSLPPPPPPPPAPSASQQQQQQDSGGVKRYCCGYCPYSTDRRDLFTRHENIHREEKPFQCYVCQKQFNRADHVKKHFLRMHRDYPYDLNRVRRQPDKSPPAPSPGPAAPAVPTPGATPGLPHHYFAADRPGARPLSVPPPTAAHPPLHALDVPAGFPPPVLRPPTYPPPPPDCGGKRAGCTAKSHASKNKKKADKRYSCCYCSWSGVDNWCLKRHLNTHLKPFVCALCDYKAARAERLATHVLKVHNKRACGKCSFLADDQAQLAIHRQEHHQHQGAAPSNHFGLLKREQQYELGLPLHAFGAPRAAPKQQHFGAARLFHYMEASDTSDQDDEQEPVSCSAQRPPPPVGCRQCGCEFADVNSLQTHQLVHHTAKSGAPEAATDTATAKKPCTKPLPYRCSVCECSLASQALMLEHMRIHNGRLLACKERGCAFVTPLGESALRDHSKMHSPSVGNTPLCCPHCQHPLDSVESLQRHRPLHHLPETPCDLCDSVSQKFRHCPPLSATACCGSGCVDMKTGTSLECSFPKTDQATAGTKRSRKQRQPRRVVARGEDASEIRVLKHSASPKPRSAKWRTLGASRTLCQLREKYMSGLLSRKRIRCSWCPQQAPLFPYHTPATLALHNSWRHSIRKFECEHCSETFRHRYQVIIHSSREHAAVSSTSRGNGPEGKPVDDVSQQSGPESGCQGGKERMTVNTPACPLAEPTFPSMNVPDSLSENVPMTTKELCNGDNLRSVQSYTKNSILNIPLPPPIMATSSSVL, from the exons GAGATAACCCGCAAGCTGTACGGCGAGGAGGCGGACGTGGAGACGGGCGGCAACGGCAACGggagcgggggcggcggaggcgggggcggggTCGGCGCTGGAGGGGGCGAGAGCGTGGGCGTGGGCGCCGTGCTGCGCAGCATCGTGGCCGACTACGAGGAGCAGGAGGCGCACCACGGCCACGGCCACGGCAGCGCCCTCGCCGCCTTCGGGCTCGCCGCGCTcatgcaccagcagcagcagcagcaccacagccaccaccaccaccagcagcaccaGGCGCTGCAGGGGCCGGCCGACCGCTGGCTGCCCAGCGACGAGCCGCCGCCGGCGTGGGCAGGCGGCTCGCGCGTCGCCACCTACAACCCGGCGCAGAAGCTGTTCCGCTGCGCCGACTGCGGCTGCGTCGGCTTCCTGGCGCGCGTCGCCGAGCACTGGCTCGGCTCGCACGCCAACCTGCGCGTCTTCCACTGCCCGCAGTGTCCGTACTCGAGCGCGTGGGCGCGCTGCGTGCGCACGCACCTCACGCGCCAGCACGCCGTGGcgccggccgacgccgacgccgcgctCTTCGCCAACAACCCGGTGCTCGAGGAGGTGTCAAAGTTCCTGCACAGGCTCAAGGCGCGCGCCGAggcggccgccgccgcggccgtcGCGGGGCTGgtacggccgccgccgccgcccccgctgctgGTGCCGCAGGCGTGTCCTCCGCCGCCGCCCAGCGGAcaccctccgcccccgccgcctccgtcGCACCACCCTCCCGCACCGTCActgccaccaccgccgcctccgccgcctgcgCCGTCGGCAtcccaacagcaacagcaacaagacTCTGGCGGCGTCAAGCGGTACTGCTGCGGCTACTGCCCGTATTCGACGGACCGGCGCGACCTGTTCACGCGCCACGAGAACATCCACCGCGAGGAGAAGCCGTTTCAGTGCTACGTGTGCCAGAAGCAGTTCAACCGCGCGGACCACGTGAAGAAGCACTTTCTGCGCATGCACCGCGACTACCCGTACGACCTGAACCGCGTGCGCCGCCAGCCGGACAAGAGCCCGCCGGCGCCGTCGCCGGGCCCCGCCGCGCCGGCCGTGCCCACGCCGGGGGCGACGCCGGGCCTGCCGCACCACTACTTCGCCGCCGACCGGCCGGGCGCGCGGCCGCTGTCGGTGCCGCCGCCCACTGCCGCCCACCCGCCGCTGCACGCGCTCGACGTGCCCGCCGGCTTCCCCCCGCCGGTGCTGCGGCCGCCGACGTATCCCCCGCCGCCTCCCGACTGCGGCGGCAAGCGCGCCGGCTGCACCGCCAAGTCGCACGCTAGCAAGAACAAGAAAAAGGCGGACAAGCGCTACTCGTGCTGCTACTGCTCGTGGTCCGGCGTCGACAACTGGTGCCTGAAGCGACACCTCAACACGCACCTGAAGCCGTTCGTGTGCGCGCTGTGCGATTACAAGGCTGCGCGCGCCGAGCGGTTGGCGACGCACGTGCTCAAGGTGCACAACAAGCGCGCCTGCGGCAAGTGCTCCTTCCTCGCCGACGACCAGGCGCAGCTGGCCATCCACAGGCAGGAGCACCACCA GCACCAGGGCGCTGCCCCGAGCAACCACTTTGGCCTGCTAAAGCGCGAGCAGCAGTATGAGCTGGGTCTGCCGCTCCACGCCTTCGGCGCGCCGCGGGCCGCGCCCAAACAGCAGCACTTCGGTGCGGCGCGCCTCTTCCACTACATGGAAGCGTCCGACACCTCCGACCAGGACGACGAGCAGGAGCCGGTAAGCTGCTCTGCCCAGCGGCCTCCGCCGCCCGTCGGCTGCCGGCAGTGCGGCTGCGAGTTCGCCGACGTCAACTCTCTGCAGACGCACCAGCTCGTCCACCACACGGCCAAGAGCGGCGCGCCCGAGGCAGCCACTGACACTGCCACCGCGAAGAAGCCGTGCACCAAACCGCTGCCCTACCGCTGTAGCGTGTGCGAGTGCAGCCTCGCTTCACAGGCACTGATGCTAGAGCACATGCGTATACACAACGGACGCCTGCTCGCGTGCAAGGAGCGCGGATGTGCCTTCGTCACCCCGCTCGGAGAGTCTGCACTCAGGGACCACTCCAAAATGCACTCTCCTTCCGTCGGCAATACTCCTCTTTGCTGCCCCCACTGCCAACACCCTCTGGACTCTGTCGAATCCCTACAGCGGCACAGGCCGCTTCACCACTTACCTGAAACCCCCTGCGATCTCTGTGACAGTGTTTCCCAAAAGTTTCGCCACTGCCCACCACTCTCTGCCACTGCCTGCTGTGGATCTGGCTGTGTAGACATGAAAACTGGAACTTCCCTCGAATGTTCGTTTCCAAAAACTGACCAAGCTACAGCTGGCACGAAACGTTCTCGGAAGCAGAGGCAGCCCAGACGAGTTGTAGCGAGAGGAGAAGACGCGTCGGAAATTCGCGTCCTGAAACACTCGGCGTCTCCGAAGCCGCGGTCTGCCAAGTGGAGAACTCTCGGCGCCAGTCGTACCTTGTGTCAACTCCGAGAGAAGTATATGAGCGGACTCCTCTCCCGCAAGAGGATAAGGTGCAGCTGGTGTCCGCAACAGGCGCCACTGTTCCCCTACCACACGCCGGCCACACTGGCTCTGCACAATTCGTGGCGCCATAGCATTCGCAAGTTTGAATGCGAGCACTGTAGTGAAACCTTCCGCCACCGCTACCAAGTGATCATACATTCCAGCAGGGAACACGCCGCAGTAAGCAGCACCAGTCGCGGAAACGGACCGGAAGGGAAACCGGTGGACGACGTTTcacagcagtctggaccagaaaGTGGATGTCAAGGTGGAAAGGAGCGAATGACTGTAAACACTCCCGCTTGCCCTCTGGCGGAACCCACATTTCCTAGCATGAATGTACCTGATTCTCTGAGTGAAAATGTGCCAATGACAACGAAAGAACTCTGCAATGGAGATAACCTACGCAGTGTCCAAAGTTATACAAAAAACTCCATTTTAAATATTCCACTGCCGCCACCCATTATGGCAACGTCGTCTTCGGTATTGTGA
- the LOC126272976 gene encoding zinc finger protein 865 isoform X1, protein MMDVAFAATTMDTYEDMFKEITRKLYGEEADVETGGNGNGSGGGGGGGGVGAGGGESVGVGAVLRSIVADYEEQEAHHGHGHGSALAAFGLAALMHQQQQQHHSHHHHQQHQALQGPADRWLPSDEPPPAWAGGSRVATYNPAQKLFRCADCGCVGFLARVAEHWLGSHANLRVFHCPQCPYSSAWARCVRTHLTRQHAVAPADADAALFANNPVLEEVSKFLHRLKARAEAAAAAAVAGLVRPPPPPPLLVPQACPPPPPSGHPPPPPPPSHHPPAPSLPPPPPPPPAPSASQQQQQQDSGGVKRYCCGYCPYSTDRRDLFTRHENIHREEKPFQCYVCQKQFNRADHVKKHFLRMHRDYPYDLNRVRRQPDKSPPAPSPGPAAPAVPTPGATPGLPHHYFAADRPGARPLSVPPPTAAHPPLHALDVPAGFPPPVLRPPTYPPPPPDCGGKRAGCTAKSHASKNKKKADKRYSCCYCSWSGVDNWCLKRHLNTHLKPFVCALCDYKAARAERLATHVLKVHNKRACGKCSFLADDQAQLAIHRQEHHHPWEHGNGFTSDTLSPSHPHSIASASGHQGAAPSNHFGLLKREQQYELGLPLHAFGAPRAAPKQQHFGAARLFHYMEASDTSDQDDEQEPVSCSAQRPPPPVGCRQCGCEFADVNSLQTHQLVHHTAKSGAPEAATDTATAKKPCTKPLPYRCSVCECSLASQALMLEHMRIHNGRLLACKERGCAFVTPLGESALRDHSKMHSPSVGNTPLCCPHCQHPLDSVESLQRHRPLHHLPETPCDLCDSVSQKFRHCPPLSATACCGSGCVDMKTGTSLECSFPKTDQATAGTKRSRKQRQPRRVVARGEDASEIRVLKHSASPKPRSAKWRTLGASRTLCQLREKYMSGLLSRKRIRCSWCPQQAPLFPYHTPATLALHNSWRHSIRKFECEHCSETFRHRYQVIIHSSREHAAVSSTSRGNGPEGKPVDDVSQQSGPESGCQGGKERMTVNTPACPLAEPTFPSMNVPDSLSENVPMTTKELCNGDNLRSVQSYTKNSILNIPLPPPIMATSSSVL, encoded by the exons GAGATAACCCGCAAGCTGTACGGCGAGGAGGCGGACGTGGAGACGGGCGGCAACGGCAACGggagcgggggcggcggaggcgggggcggggTCGGCGCTGGAGGGGGCGAGAGCGTGGGCGTGGGCGCCGTGCTGCGCAGCATCGTGGCCGACTACGAGGAGCAGGAGGCGCACCACGGCCACGGCCACGGCAGCGCCCTCGCCGCCTTCGGGCTCGCCGCGCTcatgcaccagcagcagcagcagcaccacagccaccaccaccaccagcagcaccaGGCGCTGCAGGGGCCGGCCGACCGCTGGCTGCCCAGCGACGAGCCGCCGCCGGCGTGGGCAGGCGGCTCGCGCGTCGCCACCTACAACCCGGCGCAGAAGCTGTTCCGCTGCGCCGACTGCGGCTGCGTCGGCTTCCTGGCGCGCGTCGCCGAGCACTGGCTCGGCTCGCACGCCAACCTGCGCGTCTTCCACTGCCCGCAGTGTCCGTACTCGAGCGCGTGGGCGCGCTGCGTGCGCACGCACCTCACGCGCCAGCACGCCGTGGcgccggccgacgccgacgccgcgctCTTCGCCAACAACCCGGTGCTCGAGGAGGTGTCAAAGTTCCTGCACAGGCTCAAGGCGCGCGCCGAggcggccgccgccgcggccgtcGCGGGGCTGgtacggccgccgccgccgcccccgctgctgGTGCCGCAGGCGTGTCCTCCGCCGCCGCCCAGCGGAcaccctccgcccccgccgcctccgtcGCACCACCCTCCCGCACCGTCActgccaccaccgccgcctccgccgcctgcgCCGTCGGCAtcccaacagcaacagcaacaagacTCTGGCGGCGTCAAGCGGTACTGCTGCGGCTACTGCCCGTATTCGACGGACCGGCGCGACCTGTTCACGCGCCACGAGAACATCCACCGCGAGGAGAAGCCGTTTCAGTGCTACGTGTGCCAGAAGCAGTTCAACCGCGCGGACCACGTGAAGAAGCACTTTCTGCGCATGCACCGCGACTACCCGTACGACCTGAACCGCGTGCGCCGCCAGCCGGACAAGAGCCCGCCGGCGCCGTCGCCGGGCCCCGCCGCGCCGGCCGTGCCCACGCCGGGGGCGACGCCGGGCCTGCCGCACCACTACTTCGCCGCCGACCGGCCGGGCGCGCGGCCGCTGTCGGTGCCGCCGCCCACTGCCGCCCACCCGCCGCTGCACGCGCTCGACGTGCCCGCCGGCTTCCCCCCGCCGGTGCTGCGGCCGCCGACGTATCCCCCGCCGCCTCCCGACTGCGGCGGCAAGCGCGCCGGCTGCACCGCCAAGTCGCACGCTAGCAAGAACAAGAAAAAGGCGGACAAGCGCTACTCGTGCTGCTACTGCTCGTGGTCCGGCGTCGACAACTGGTGCCTGAAGCGACACCTCAACACGCACCTGAAGCCGTTCGTGTGCGCGCTGTGCGATTACAAGGCTGCGCGCGCCGAGCGGTTGGCGACGCACGTGCTCAAGGTGCACAACAAGCGCGCCTGCGGCAAGTGCTCCTTCCTCGCCGACGACCAGGCGCAGCTGGCCATCCACAGGCAGGAGCACCACCA TCCGTGGGAACATGGGAACGGTTTTACTTCCGACACCTTATCCCCAAGCCATCCACATTCGATAGCGAGTGCTTCCGg GCACCAGGGCGCTGCCCCGAGCAACCACTTTGGCCTGCTAAAGCGCGAGCAGCAGTATGAGCTGGGTCTGCCGCTCCACGCCTTCGGCGCGCCGCGGGCCGCGCCCAAACAGCAGCACTTCGGTGCGGCGCGCCTCTTCCACTACATGGAAGCGTCCGACACCTCCGACCAGGACGACGAGCAGGAGCCGGTAAGCTGCTCTGCCCAGCGGCCTCCGCCGCCCGTCGGCTGCCGGCAGTGCGGCTGCGAGTTCGCCGACGTCAACTCTCTGCAGACGCACCAGCTCGTCCACCACACGGCCAAGAGCGGCGCGCCCGAGGCAGCCACTGACACTGCCACCGCGAAGAAGCCGTGCACCAAACCGCTGCCCTACCGCTGTAGCGTGTGCGAGTGCAGCCTCGCTTCACAGGCACTGATGCTAGAGCACATGCGTATACACAACGGACGCCTGCTCGCGTGCAAGGAGCGCGGATGTGCCTTCGTCACCCCGCTCGGAGAGTCTGCACTCAGGGACCACTCCAAAATGCACTCTCCTTCCGTCGGCAATACTCCTCTTTGCTGCCCCCACTGCCAACACCCTCTGGACTCTGTCGAATCCCTACAGCGGCACAGGCCGCTTCACCACTTACCTGAAACCCCCTGCGATCTCTGTGACAGTGTTTCCCAAAAGTTTCGCCACTGCCCACCACTCTCTGCCACTGCCTGCTGTGGATCTGGCTGTGTAGACATGAAAACTGGAACTTCCCTCGAATGTTCGTTTCCAAAAACTGACCAAGCTACAGCTGGCACGAAACGTTCTCGGAAGCAGAGGCAGCCCAGACGAGTTGTAGCGAGAGGAGAAGACGCGTCGGAAATTCGCGTCCTGAAACACTCGGCGTCTCCGAAGCCGCGGTCTGCCAAGTGGAGAACTCTCGGCGCCAGTCGTACCTTGTGTCAACTCCGAGAGAAGTATATGAGCGGACTCCTCTCCCGCAAGAGGATAAGGTGCAGCTGGTGTCCGCAACAGGCGCCACTGTTCCCCTACCACACGCCGGCCACACTGGCTCTGCACAATTCGTGGCGCCATAGCATTCGCAAGTTTGAATGCGAGCACTGTAGTGAAACCTTCCGCCACCGCTACCAAGTGATCATACATTCCAGCAGGGAACACGCCGCAGTAAGCAGCACCAGTCGCGGAAACGGACCGGAAGGGAAACCGGTGGACGACGTTTcacagcagtctggaccagaaaGTGGATGTCAAGGTGGAAAGGAGCGAATGACTGTAAACACTCCCGCTTGCCCTCTGGCGGAACCCACATTTCCTAGCATGAATGTACCTGATTCTCTGAGTGAAAATGTGCCAATGACAACGAAAGAACTCTGCAATGGAGATAACCTACGCAGTGTCCAAAGTTATACAAAAAACTCCATTTTAAATATTCCACTGCCGCCACCCATTATGGCAACGTCGTCTTCGGTATTGTGA
- the LOC126272976 gene encoding zinc finger protein 865 isoform X3 has protein sequence MMDVAFAATTMDTYEDMFKEITRKLYGEEADVETGGNGNGSGGGGGGGGVGAGGGESVGVGAVLRSIVADYEEQEAHHGHGHGSALAAFGLAALMHQQQQQHHSHHHHQQHQALQGPADRWLPSDEPPPAWAGGSRVATYNPAQKLFRCADCGCVGFLARVAEHWLGSHANLRVFHCPQCPYSSAWARCVRTHLTRQHAVAPADADAALFANNPVLEEVSKFLHRLKARAEAAAAAAVAGLVRPPPPPPLLVPQACPPPPPSGHPPPPPPPSHHPPAPSLPPPPPPPPAPSASQQQQQQDSGGVKRYCCGYCPYSTDRRDLFTRHENIHREEKPFQCYVCQKQFNRADHVKKHFLRMHRDYPYDLNRVRRQPDKSPPAPSPGPAAPAVPTPGATPGLPHHYFAADRPGARPLSVPPPTAAHPPLHALDVPAGFPPPVLRPPTYPPPPPDCGGKRAGCTAKSHASKNKKKADKRYSCCYCSWSGVDNWCLKRHLNTHLKPFVCALCDYKAARAERLATHVLKVHNKRACGKCSFLADDQAQLAIHRQEHHQALPRATTLAC, from the exons GAGATAACCCGCAAGCTGTACGGCGAGGAGGCGGACGTGGAGACGGGCGGCAACGGCAACGggagcgggggcggcggaggcgggggcggggTCGGCGCTGGAGGGGGCGAGAGCGTGGGCGTGGGCGCCGTGCTGCGCAGCATCGTGGCCGACTACGAGGAGCAGGAGGCGCACCACGGCCACGGCCACGGCAGCGCCCTCGCCGCCTTCGGGCTCGCCGCGCTcatgcaccagcagcagcagcagcaccacagccaccaccaccaccagcagcaccaGGCGCTGCAGGGGCCGGCCGACCGCTGGCTGCCCAGCGACGAGCCGCCGCCGGCGTGGGCAGGCGGCTCGCGCGTCGCCACCTACAACCCGGCGCAGAAGCTGTTCCGCTGCGCCGACTGCGGCTGCGTCGGCTTCCTGGCGCGCGTCGCCGAGCACTGGCTCGGCTCGCACGCCAACCTGCGCGTCTTCCACTGCCCGCAGTGTCCGTACTCGAGCGCGTGGGCGCGCTGCGTGCGCACGCACCTCACGCGCCAGCACGCCGTGGcgccggccgacgccgacgccgcgctCTTCGCCAACAACCCGGTGCTCGAGGAGGTGTCAAAGTTCCTGCACAGGCTCAAGGCGCGCGCCGAggcggccgccgccgcggccgtcGCGGGGCTGgtacggccgccgccgccgcccccgctgctgGTGCCGCAGGCGTGTCCTCCGCCGCCGCCCAGCGGAcaccctccgcccccgccgcctccgtcGCACCACCCTCCCGCACCGTCActgccaccaccgccgcctccgccgcctgcgCCGTCGGCAtcccaacagcaacagcaacaagacTCTGGCGGCGTCAAGCGGTACTGCTGCGGCTACTGCCCGTATTCGACGGACCGGCGCGACCTGTTCACGCGCCACGAGAACATCCACCGCGAGGAGAAGCCGTTTCAGTGCTACGTGTGCCAGAAGCAGTTCAACCGCGCGGACCACGTGAAGAAGCACTTTCTGCGCATGCACCGCGACTACCCGTACGACCTGAACCGCGTGCGCCGCCAGCCGGACAAGAGCCCGCCGGCGCCGTCGCCGGGCCCCGCCGCGCCGGCCGTGCCCACGCCGGGGGCGACGCCGGGCCTGCCGCACCACTACTTCGCCGCCGACCGGCCGGGCGCGCGGCCGCTGTCGGTGCCGCCGCCCACTGCCGCCCACCCGCCGCTGCACGCGCTCGACGTGCCCGCCGGCTTCCCCCCGCCGGTGCTGCGGCCGCCGACGTATCCCCCGCCGCCTCCCGACTGCGGCGGCAAGCGCGCCGGCTGCACCGCCAAGTCGCACGCTAGCAAGAACAAGAAAAAGGCGGACAAGCGCTACTCGTGCTGCTACTGCTCGTGGTCCGGCGTCGACAACTGGTGCCTGAAGCGACACCTCAACACGCACCTGAAGCCGTTCGTGTGCGCGCTGTGCGATTACAAGGCTGCGCGCGCCGAGCGGTTGGCGACGCACGTGCTCAAGGTGCACAACAAGCGCGCCTGCGGCAAGTGCTCCTTCCTCGCCGACGACCAGGCGCAGCTGGCCATCCACAGGCAGGAGCACCACCA GGCGCTGCCCCGAGCAACCACTTTGGCCTGCTAA